A single Denitromonas sp. DNA region contains:
- a CDS encoding DotA/TraY family protein: MQWIFGPVIDKLTTGADPDTVDASVSVLASIFSVFNSGLLVVASLIVSYVAVMGVTQTASEGEAMGRNWSSLWTPVRIVAGGSVLLPSTSGFSFIQLIVLMFGLWGVGFANSLFNIGIQTGIISGAATSVSAQMGLGSGAKPNPNYPLYDVRQFAQEYLAVAWCKRAVNASFADFGGGTPNISAASAPDQTIAEGDGKKALIYLARDRNATTNLGGAVPLCGSVKVYNYSAPVAIAAETTAAKATVFDPAKIQDNAAAMSAIRVAALNAKATAINQVMTDIEAWVAQWPATINDPGWENVQSDRFNQIVNQAQSTLTASLTAQIAADSTLKTIMQQYVNDITADGWAMAGGFYQRLSGIRQEMGRIYAENVAQATAPNLNTLPQGPHAQLAQSSYTTIYNTVISKSLSGASYAKPTTPRAADFKAALVPTSMEDLSIDTLGSRGDSLMSGFVGWGMERVTSAMIGTDGDVDAIARIKTTGDVLALMQSTGFAVDKLVHTSLSGVKAAAAAVGSVSFMGTSVDATPLADTLLNWVVYNFLTPLAEVTTWLGRLAFYFGVFLPSLPYTIFMVAVVGWILAVLQSIIAAPLWAVMHMTPDRTFVGSQTQGYLLLLSLFVRPALIIIGLFAAMMVANPVIGYISKAFWAMYNANVTSAESLGWFVEFLQWKNWLIVYGFVLLPVMYMVFGLSQILPDTVLRWIGAGISSMGESQATEQMRSNAAMYGPSAVKGGAGPRPGSSDGKSHRLNGDPGNAGSLNDPSGPTGGGGGGRSGGGNHPRLLNANSQGVAPQHDTGNLSASTSTATASGPARSSSAASSSVNTGSQGVVGRWASNDITDAEFTEVKDTAPRSKSADKGTDAVLALGSAGVISGFSADDDNGSGAINTEYDSRYSYTPPTADGSSVINHGTEQGGQPA, from the coding sequence TTGCAATGGATTTTCGGGCCGGTCATCGACAAGCTGACAACCGGCGCAGACCCGGACACCGTTGATGCCTCGGTTTCCGTGCTGGCCTCGATCTTCTCGGTATTCAATAGCGGCCTGCTGGTCGTCGCCTCGCTGATCGTGTCTTACGTCGCCGTCATGGGCGTGACGCAGACGGCCAGCGAAGGCGAAGCGATGGGCCGCAACTGGTCATCCCTCTGGACGCCGGTTCGGATCGTGGCCGGGGGGTCGGTACTGCTGCCCAGCACAAGCGGCTTTAGCTTCATCCAGTTGATTGTTTTGATGTTCGGCCTGTGGGGCGTGGGCTTTGCAAACAGCCTGTTCAACATCGGAATTCAGACCGGCATCATCAGCGGCGCAGCAACCAGCGTCAGCGCCCAAATGGGCCTTGGCAGTGGAGCAAAGCCGAACCCGAACTATCCGCTCTATGACGTGCGGCAGTTCGCGCAGGAATATCTGGCCGTGGCGTGGTGCAAGCGGGCCGTGAATGCCTCGTTCGCGGATTTCGGCGGCGGCACGCCGAACATCAGCGCGGCCAGCGCACCAGACCAGACCATTGCAGAAGGCGACGGCAAAAAGGCGCTGATCTATCTGGCGCGGGATCGCAACGCCACAACCAACTTGGGCGGGGCCGTGCCGTTGTGCGGCAGCGTGAAGGTTTACAACTACAGCGCACCCGTCGCCATTGCCGCCGAAACCACGGCAGCAAAAGCCACCGTCTTTGACCCGGCCAAGATTCAGGACAACGCGGCAGCGATGAGCGCCATCCGCGTTGCGGCGCTCAACGCCAAGGCCACGGCAATCAACCAGGTCATGACCGACATTGAAGCGTGGGTGGCTCAATGGCCCGCCACGATCAATGATCCGGGCTGGGAGAACGTCCAGAGCGACCGTTTCAACCAGATTGTGAATCAGGCACAAAGCACCCTGACGGCCAGCCTGACCGCACAGATCGCGGCGGATAGCACCCTGAAAACGATCATGCAGCAGTACGTGAATGACATCACGGCGGACGGCTGGGCGATGGCTGGGGGGTTCTATCAGCGCCTGTCGGGCATCCGGCAGGAAATGGGCCGCATCTACGCGGAGAACGTCGCGCAGGCCACCGCGCCGAACCTCAACACACTGCCGCAGGGGCCGCACGCGCAGCTTGCACAGTCCAGCTACACCACGATTTACAACACCGTCATCAGCAAGTCGCTATCGGGTGCCAGCTACGCCAAACCGACGACACCACGGGCCGCCGATTTCAAGGCCGCACTGGTGCCGACCAGCATGGAGGATTTGTCCATCGACACGCTGGGAAGTCGTGGCGATAGCCTCATGAGCGGCTTTGTTGGCTGGGGCATGGAGCGCGTCACCTCGGCCATGATCGGCACCGATGGCGACGTGGATGCAATCGCCCGGATCAAGACCACGGGCGACGTTCTGGCGCTCATGCAGAGCACCGGCTTTGCCGTCGATAAGTTGGTGCATACCTCGCTGTCTGGCGTCAAAGCGGCAGCGGCTGCCGTGGGTAGCGTGTCCTTCATGGGCACCAGCGTTGATGCCACGCCGCTTGCCGATACCCTGCTGAATTGGGTGGTCTATAACTTCCTGACGCCGCTTGCTGAGGTCACAACGTGGCTCGGGCGGCTCGCCTTTTATTTCGGCGTATTCCTGCCGTCCCTGCCTTACACCATCTTCATGGTGGCCGTGGTCGGCTGGATTCTGGCCGTGCTCCAGTCGATCATCGCCGCGCCCCTGTGGGCGGTCATGCACATGACCCCGGATCGCACCTTCGTTGGCAGCCAGACGCAGGGCTATCTGCTGCTGCTGTCCCTGTTCGTGCGCCCTGCTCTCATCATCATTGGCCTGTTCGCGGCAATGATGGTGGCAAACCCGGTCATCGGCTACATCAGCAAAGCCTTTTGGGCCATGTACAACGCCAACGTGACCAGCGCCGAAAGCCTCGGGTGGTTCGTCGAGTTCTTGCAGTGGAAGAACTGGTTGATCGTCTATGGCTTCGTCCTGCTGCCGGTCATGTACATGGTTTTCGGGTTGTCGCAGATTCTGCCGGATACCGTTCTGCGCTGGATCGGCGCGGGCATCAGCAGCATGGGCGAAAGCCAAGCGACCGAACAGATGCGTAGTAACGCAGCAATGTACGGCCCCAGCGCCGTGAAAGGCGGCGCAGGGCCGAGGCCGGGAAGCAGTGACGGCAAATCTCACCGCCTGAACGGCGACCCCGGCAACGCGGGCAGCCTCAATGACCCGAGCGGCCCCACGGGCGGCGGCGGTGGTGGCCGCAGCGGCGGCGGCAACCATCCGCGCTTGCTCAATGCCAACAGCCAAGGCGTTGCACCCCAGCATGACACCGGCAACCTGTCTGCATCGACCAGCACCGCAACGGCCAGCGGCCCGGCTCGCAGCAGCAGCGCCGCGTCCAGTTCGGTCAATACGGGATCGCAAGGCGTTGTCGGCCGCTGGGCCAGCAATGACATTACCGACGCGGAGTTCACTGAAGTGAAGGACACCGCGCCACGCAGCAAGAGCGCCGACAAGGGCACAGATGCCGTGCTGGCCCTTGGCAGCGCGGGCGTTATCAGCGGGTTTTCCGCCGACGATGACAACGGCTCCGGGGCCATCAATACCGAGTATGACAGCCGCTACAGCTACACCCCACCGACTGCTGACGGCTCCAGCGTCATCAACCACGGCACAGAACAGGGA